From a region of the Takifugu flavidus isolate HTHZ2018 chromosome 18, ASM371156v2, whole genome shotgun sequence genome:
- the clcn7 gene encoding H(+)/Cl(-) exchange transporter 7 isoform X2, with the protein MANITKKVSWSSRADESGAAGEETALLNGSELSRHLAKESQRGKPKEIPHNEKLLSLKYESLDYDNIENQLFLEEERRMSYMSFRCLEISRWVVCGLIGFLTGLIACFIDIVVEELAGIKYQVVKENIDKFTEVGGLSISLILWAVLNSVFVMLGSIIVAFFEPIAAGSGIPQIKCYLNGVKIPRVVRLKTLLVKVCGVICSVVGGLAVGKEGPMIHSGAVVAAGVSQGRSTSLKKDFKMFEYFRRDTEKRDFVSAGAAAGVSAAFGAPVGGVLFSLEEGASFWNQMLTWRIFFASMISTFTLNFFLSIYNNNPGDLSNPGLINFGRFESESVAYNLYEIPLFIAMGAIGGLLGALFNILNYWLTIFRIRYVHRPCLQVMEAMLVAAVTATVSFTMIYFSNDCQPLGSEHSEEYPLQLFCADGEYNSMATAFFNTPERSVRSLFHNQPRTYNPLTLGLFTLTYFFLACWTYGLAVSAGVFIPSLLIGAAWGRLCGILLASITSTGSIWADPGKYALIGAAAQLGGIVRMTLSLTVIMVEATGNVTYGLPIMLVLMTAKIVGDYFVEGLYDIHIKLQSVPFLHGEAPGTSHWLTAREVMSSPVTCLNRIEKVGTIVDTLSNTSTNHNGFPVVVQVTGGDEPAKLCGLILRSQLIVLLKHKVFVELARSRLTQRKLQLKDFRDAYPRFPPIQSIHVSQDERECMMDLTEFMNPTPYTVPQETSLPRVFKLFRALGLRHLVVVDDENRVVGLVTRKDLARYHLGKHGLEELQLAQT; encoded by the exons ATGGCCAACATCACGAAGAAAGTGTCGTGGTCCAGTCGAGCCGACGAGTCCGGAGCCGCAGGGGAGGAAACAGCGTTGCTGAACGGTTCCGAACTGTCCAGGCATCTCGCAAAG GAGTCTCAGCGAGGAAAGCCCAAAGAGATCCCTCACAATGAAAAGCTGCTGTCACTGAAATACGAG AGTCTGGACTATGATAACATCGAGAACCAGCTGTttctggaagaggagaggaggatgagttATATG AGTTTCCGCTGTCTGGAGATCAGTCGCTGGGTGGTGTGCGGGCTGATCGGCTTCCTCACCGGTCTGATTGCCTGCTTTATAGACATCGTGGTGGAGGAACTGGCTGGGATTAAATACCAAGTAGTCAAAGAGA ATATTGATAAGTTCACAGAGGTGGGGGGTCTGTCTATCTCTCTCATCCTCTGGGCGGTACTCAACTCTGTTTTTGTCATGCTGGGATCCATCATAGTTGCATTTTTCGAG CCAAttgcagcaggaagtggtaTTCCACAGATTAAGTGTTATCTGAATGGAGTCAAGATTCCCAGGGTGGTACGACTCAAG ACTCTGCTGGTGAAAGTGTGCGGCGTTATCTGCTCTGTGGTTGGCGGCCTTGCTGTTGGAAAG GAAGGACCCATGATTCACTCTGGTGCGGTTGTAGCTGCAGGAGTCTCCCAAGGCAGGAGCACATCTTTAAAGAAGGACTTcaag ATGTTTGAATACTTCCGGCGAGACACAGAGAAGCGAGACTTTGTGTCTGCCGGAGCAGCCGCtggagtttctgctgcttttggagCACCAGTTG GTGGAGTTCTGTTCTCTCTAGAGGAAGGAGCCTCTTTCTGGAACCAGATGCTGACGTGGCGGATA TTCTTTGCCTCCATGATCTCCACCTTCACCCTCAACTTCTTCCTCAGCATCTACAACAACAACCCGGGAGATCTTTCCAACCCAGGTCTCATCAACTTTGGACGCTTTGAGAGTGAG AGTGTGGCCTACAACCTCTACGAGATTCCCTTATTTATTGCAATGGGAGCTATAG GTGGATTGCTCGGGGCGCTTTTTAACATTCTCAACTACTGGCTGACCATTTTTAGGATCAG GTATGTTCATCGCCCTTGTTTGCAAGTGATGGAGGCCATGCTGGTGGCTGCAGTGACGGCCACAGTGTCCTTCACCATGATCTACTTCTCCAACGACTGCCAGCCTTTGGGGTCAGAGCACTCTGAGGAGTACCCATTGCAG TTGTTCTGTGCAGATGGGGAATATAACTCAATGGCAACGGCCTTCTTCAACACTCCAGAGAGGAGCGTTCGTAGTCTCTTCCACAACCAGCCAA GAACTTACAACCCTTTGACGCTGGGTCTGTTCACTCTGACTTATTTCTTCCTTGCGTGTTGGACGTATGGCCTGGCGGTGTCGGCGGGGGTCTTCATCCCGTCTCTGCTTATAGGAGCAGCCTGGGGGaggctgtgtggaatactgttGGCCTCCATCACGTCCACTGGCTCG ATCTGGGCTGACCCTGGTAAATATGCCCTGAtcggagctgcagctcagttaG GTGGCATCGTCAGGATGACTCTGAGTTTGACTGTTATCATGGTGGAGGCAACAGGAAATGTCACCTACGGCCTTCCCATCATGCTCGTCCTCATGACTGCGAAAATAGTGGGAGACTACTTTGTAGAG GGCCTCTACGATATCCACATTAAGCTGCAGAGTGTTCCCTTCCTACACGGGGAGGCTCCTGGCACCTCCCACTGGTTGACGGCCAG GGAGGTGATGAGTTCTCCAGTGACATGTTTGAACAGAATTGAGAAGGTGGGAACCATCGTGGACACCCTCAGCAACACGTCCACCAATCACAACGGTTTCCCAGTGGTCGTGCAGGTTACGGGTGGTGACGAG CCAGCCAAGCTCTGCGGCCTGATTCTCCGCTCTCAGCTCATCGTTCTTCTCAAGCACAAG GTGTTTGTAGAGTTGGCTCGGTCCCGGCTGACGCAGAGGAAGCTCCAGTTGAAGGACTTCAGGGACGCCTATCCCCGCTTTCCCCCGATCCAGAGCATCCACGTCTCCCAGGACGAGAGGGAGTGCATGATGGACCTCACCGAGTTCATGAACCCAACGCCGTACACTGTACCACAG GAAACATCTCTGCCTCGTGTGTTCAAGCTGTTCCGAGCGCTGGGGCTGAGAcatctggtggtggtggacgaTGAGAACAGG GTGGTCGGACTGGTGACCAGGAAAGACTTGGCTAGATATCATCTAGGGAAGCACGGCCTGGAAGAGCTTCAGCTGGCCCAGACataa
- the clcn7 gene encoding H(+)/Cl(-) exchange transporter 7 isoform X1 produces the protein MANITKKVSWSSRADESGAAGEETALLNGSELSRHLAKIGRLSTVDLEEMTSEEESQRGKPKEIPHNEKLLSLKYESLDYDNIENQLFLEEERRMSYMSFRCLEISRWVVCGLIGFLTGLIACFIDIVVEELAGIKYQVVKENIDKFTEVGGLSISLILWAVLNSVFVMLGSIIVAFFEPIAAGSGIPQIKCYLNGVKIPRVVRLKTLLVKVCGVICSVVGGLAVGKEGPMIHSGAVVAAGVSQGRSTSLKKDFKMFEYFRRDTEKRDFVSAGAAAGVSAAFGAPVGGVLFSLEEGASFWNQMLTWRIFFASMISTFTLNFFLSIYNNNPGDLSNPGLINFGRFESESVAYNLYEIPLFIAMGAIGGLLGALFNILNYWLTIFRIRYVHRPCLQVMEAMLVAAVTATVSFTMIYFSNDCQPLGSEHSEEYPLQLFCADGEYNSMATAFFNTPERSVRSLFHNQPRTYNPLTLGLFTLTYFFLACWTYGLAVSAGVFIPSLLIGAAWGRLCGILLASITSTGSIWADPGKYALIGAAAQLGGIVRMTLSLTVIMVEATGNVTYGLPIMLVLMTAKIVGDYFVEGLYDIHIKLQSVPFLHGEAPGTSHWLTAREVMSSPVTCLNRIEKVGTIVDTLSNTSTNHNGFPVVVQVTGGDEPAKLCGLILRSQLIVLLKHKVFVELARSRLTQRKLQLKDFRDAYPRFPPIQSIHVSQDERECMMDLTEFMNPTPYTVPQETSLPRVFKLFRALGLRHLVVVDDENRVVGLVTRKDLARYHLGKHGLEELQLAQT, from the exons ATGGCCAACATCACGAAGAAAGTGTCGTGGTCCAGTCGAGCCGACGAGTCCGGAGCCGCAGGGGAGGAAACAGCGTTGCTGAACGGTTCCGAACTGTCCAGGCATCTCGCAAAG ATAGGCAGACTCAGCACGGTGGATTTGGAGGAGATGACGTCAGAAGAG GAGTCTCAGCGAGGAAAGCCCAAAGAGATCCCTCACAATGAAAAGCTGCTGTCACTGAAATACGAG AGTCTGGACTATGATAACATCGAGAACCAGCTGTttctggaagaggagaggaggatgagttATATG AGTTTCCGCTGTCTGGAGATCAGTCGCTGGGTGGTGTGCGGGCTGATCGGCTTCCTCACCGGTCTGATTGCCTGCTTTATAGACATCGTGGTGGAGGAACTGGCTGGGATTAAATACCAAGTAGTCAAAGAGA ATATTGATAAGTTCACAGAGGTGGGGGGTCTGTCTATCTCTCTCATCCTCTGGGCGGTACTCAACTCTGTTTTTGTCATGCTGGGATCCATCATAGTTGCATTTTTCGAG CCAAttgcagcaggaagtggtaTTCCACAGATTAAGTGTTATCTGAATGGAGTCAAGATTCCCAGGGTGGTACGACTCAAG ACTCTGCTGGTGAAAGTGTGCGGCGTTATCTGCTCTGTGGTTGGCGGCCTTGCTGTTGGAAAG GAAGGACCCATGATTCACTCTGGTGCGGTTGTAGCTGCAGGAGTCTCCCAAGGCAGGAGCACATCTTTAAAGAAGGACTTcaag ATGTTTGAATACTTCCGGCGAGACACAGAGAAGCGAGACTTTGTGTCTGCCGGAGCAGCCGCtggagtttctgctgcttttggagCACCAGTTG GTGGAGTTCTGTTCTCTCTAGAGGAAGGAGCCTCTTTCTGGAACCAGATGCTGACGTGGCGGATA TTCTTTGCCTCCATGATCTCCACCTTCACCCTCAACTTCTTCCTCAGCATCTACAACAACAACCCGGGAGATCTTTCCAACCCAGGTCTCATCAACTTTGGACGCTTTGAGAGTGAG AGTGTGGCCTACAACCTCTACGAGATTCCCTTATTTATTGCAATGGGAGCTATAG GTGGATTGCTCGGGGCGCTTTTTAACATTCTCAACTACTGGCTGACCATTTTTAGGATCAG GTATGTTCATCGCCCTTGTTTGCAAGTGATGGAGGCCATGCTGGTGGCTGCAGTGACGGCCACAGTGTCCTTCACCATGATCTACTTCTCCAACGACTGCCAGCCTTTGGGGTCAGAGCACTCTGAGGAGTACCCATTGCAG TTGTTCTGTGCAGATGGGGAATATAACTCAATGGCAACGGCCTTCTTCAACACTCCAGAGAGGAGCGTTCGTAGTCTCTTCCACAACCAGCCAA GAACTTACAACCCTTTGACGCTGGGTCTGTTCACTCTGACTTATTTCTTCCTTGCGTGTTGGACGTATGGCCTGGCGGTGTCGGCGGGGGTCTTCATCCCGTCTCTGCTTATAGGAGCAGCCTGGGGGaggctgtgtggaatactgttGGCCTCCATCACGTCCACTGGCTCG ATCTGGGCTGACCCTGGTAAATATGCCCTGAtcggagctgcagctcagttaG GTGGCATCGTCAGGATGACTCTGAGTTTGACTGTTATCATGGTGGAGGCAACAGGAAATGTCACCTACGGCCTTCCCATCATGCTCGTCCTCATGACTGCGAAAATAGTGGGAGACTACTTTGTAGAG GGCCTCTACGATATCCACATTAAGCTGCAGAGTGTTCCCTTCCTACACGGGGAGGCTCCTGGCACCTCCCACTGGTTGACGGCCAG GGAGGTGATGAGTTCTCCAGTGACATGTTTGAACAGAATTGAGAAGGTGGGAACCATCGTGGACACCCTCAGCAACACGTCCACCAATCACAACGGTTTCCCAGTGGTCGTGCAGGTTACGGGTGGTGACGAG CCAGCCAAGCTCTGCGGCCTGATTCTCCGCTCTCAGCTCATCGTTCTTCTCAAGCACAAG GTGTTTGTAGAGTTGGCTCGGTCCCGGCTGACGCAGAGGAAGCTCCAGTTGAAGGACTTCAGGGACGCCTATCCCCGCTTTCCCCCGATCCAGAGCATCCACGTCTCCCAGGACGAGAGGGAGTGCATGATGGACCTCACCGAGTTCATGAACCCAACGCCGTACACTGTACCACAG GAAACATCTCTGCCTCGTGTGTTCAAGCTGTTCCGAGCGCTGGGGCTGAGAcatctggtggtggtggacgaTGAGAACAGG GTGGTCGGACTGGTGACCAGGAAAGACTTGGCTAGATATCATCTAGGGAAGCACGGCCTGGAAGAGCTTCAGCTGGCCCAGACataa
- the tmem11 gene encoding transmembrane protein 11, mitochondrial — protein sequence MRDTALRTTLPKILGVVIRQQHCDCNSNMASLGRRRGVPVSRERGAMTATDCYIVHEIYNGENAQDQFEYELEMALEAQYKYIVIEPTRIGDETARWITVGNCLHKTAVLSGTSCLLTPLSLPSEFSRYVALPAGALSVACAALYGISWQFDPCCKYQVEYDSQKLSRLPLHTLTSSTPVVLVRRDDVYRKRLHNTIALAALAYCAMKIYELYAV from the exons ATGCGCGACACCGCATTACGCACAACGTTACCCAAAATTCTTGGTGTCGTCATACGTCAACAGCACTGCGATTGTAACTCCAACATGGCGTCGCTGGGAAGGAGGCGCGGTGTCCCAGTAAGCAGGGAGAG GGGAGCGATGACGGCGACAGACTGCTATATTGTGCACGAGATCTACAATGGTGAGAATGCACAGGACCAGTTTGAGTACGAGCTGGAGATGGCACTGGAGGCCCAGTATAAATACATTGTTATTGAGCCCACGCGCATTGGAGACGAGACGGCCCGATGGATTACCGTGGGCAACTGCCTGCACAAGACGGCCGTGTTGTCAGGTACCTCTTGCCTCTTGACGCCGCTCTCGCTGCCCTCCGAGTTCTCCCGGTATGTGGCGTTGCCCGCTGGTGCCCTTAGCGTGGCCTGTGCTGCCCTCTATGGGATTTCATGGCAGTTTGACCCCTGCTGCAAGTACCAAGTAGAATATGACAGCCAAAAACTGTCTCGGTTGCCCCTGCATACGCTCACCTCCTCGACGCCCGTGGTACTGGTGCGCAGGGACGACGTGTACAGAAAGAGACTCCATAATACGATAGCACTGGCCGCCCTGGCGTATTGTGCTATGAAGATCTACGAACTTTATGCTGTTTGA
- the natd1 gene encoding protein NATD1, with the protein MAQASQANVDASNSQIRVEHDKKGRQFFIRLNGSNDRAVLLYEYVGRKTVDLQHTEVPDAYRGRGIAKHLAKAAMDFVMEEDLKAHLTCWYIQKYVKENPHPQCFIHSSQ; encoded by the exons ATGGCGCAGGCTTCACAGGCAAACGTCGACGCGAGCAACTCTCAGATCCGCGTTGAACACGATAAAAAGGGTCGGCAGTTTTTTATTCGGCTCAATG GGTCCAACGATCGTGCAGTTCTGCTGTATGAGTACGTTGGGAGGAAGACCGTGGACTTGCAACACACTGAGGTTCCAGATGCCTACAGGGGAAGAGGAATCGCCAAGCACCTGGCAAAG GCAGCCATGGACTTTGTGATGGAAGAGGACCTGAAAGCTCATCTGACCTGCTGGTACATTCAGAAGTATGTCAAAGAGAACCCTCATCCTCAGTGCTTCATCCATAGTTCTCAGTGA